Within Streptomyces sp. NBC_00704, the genomic segment GCGCCGGCTGCAGAACGGCTTCGCGCGGTCGTACGCGGTCTCGATGTTCGGCGGTGCGGCACTCCTCGTCGCCGCGACCCTGCTGATGAGGGCGGTCTGATACCGATGTCCTTTCCTCTGCTGACAGCGACGGCGGCGCTCCCCGCGATCGGGGCGGTCGCCACGGCCGCCGTCCCGGCCGCCCGGCGCAACGCCGCCAAAGCACTGGCCCTGCTGTTCTCCCTCGCGACACTGGCCCTCGCCGTCGCCGTCCTGGTCCGCTACGACCCGGACGGCGGCCGCTACCAGCTCACCGAATCCCACTCCTGGATCAAGGACTTCGGGGTCAGGTACGAGCTGGGCGTGGACGGCATCGGGGTCGCGCTCGTCGCGCTGACCGCCCTGCTGATCCCGTTCGTCATCCTCGCGGGCTGGCACGACGCCGACCCGCTGGAGACGGGCAGCAAGCGCTGGCGGCCCACGCAGGGCTTCTTCGCCCTGATCCTGGCCGTCGAGGCGATGGTGATCCTCTCCTTCGAGGCCACCGACGTCTTCCTCTTCTACATCTTCTTCGAAGCCATGCTCATCCCGATGTACTTCCTCATCGGCGGCTTCGGGGACCGCGCCCACGAGCACGGCGAGGAGGCGGCGTCCACGCAACGGTCGTACGCGGCCGTGAAGTTCCTCCTGTACAACCTGGTCGGCGGGCTGATCATGCTGGCCGCGGTGATCGGCCTCTACGTGGTCGCCGGGAACTTCTCGCTCACGGAGATCGCCCAGGCCCGCGCCGACGGCACGCTCCACATGGCGACCGGCACGGAACGCTGGCTGTTCCTCGGGTTCTTCTTCGCCTTCGCGGTGAAGGCGCCGCTGTGGCCGCTGCACACCTGGCTGCCCAACGCCATGGGGGAGGCCACCGCCCCGGTCGCCGTCCTCATCACGGCGGTCGTCGACAAGGTGGGCACGTTCGCGATGCTCCGCTTCTGCCTCCAGCTCTTCCCGGAGGCCAGCAAGTGGGCGACGCCCGTCATCCTCGTCCTCGCGGTGATCAGCATCGTCTACGGGGCGCTGCTCGCGGTCGGCCAGCGCGACATCAAGCGGCTGGTGGCGTACGCGTCGATCTCGCACTTCGGGTTCATCATCCTGGGCATCTTCGCGATGACCAGCCAGGGCCAGTCGGGCGCGACGCTGTACATGGTCAACCACGGGATCTCGACGGCCGCCCTGATGCTGGTCGCCGGATTCCTCATCTCGCGGCGCGGCTCGCGGCTCATCGCCGACTACGGCGGGGTGCAGAAGGTCGCCCCGGTGCTCGCCGGCACCTTCCTGATCGGCGGTCTGGCGACGCTGTCACTGCCGGGGCTCGCGCCGTTCGTGAGCGAGTTCCTCGTCCT encodes:
- a CDS encoding NADH-quinone oxidoreductase subunit M; translated protein: MSFPLLTATAALPAIGAVATAAVPAARRNAAKALALLFSLATLALAVAVLVRYDPDGGRYQLTESHSWIKDFGVRYELGVDGIGVALVALTALLIPFVILAGWHDADPLETGSKRWRPTQGFFALILAVEAMVILSFEATDVFLFYIFFEAMLIPMYFLIGGFGDRAHEHGEEAASTQRSYAAVKFLLYNLVGGLIMLAAVIGLYVVAGNFSLTEIAQARADGTLHMATGTERWLFLGFFFAFAVKAPLWPLHTWLPNAMGEATAPVAVLITAVVDKVGTFAMLRFCLQLFPEASKWATPVILVLAVISIVYGALLAVGQRDIKRLVAYASISHFGFIILGIFAMTSQGQSGATLYMVNHGISTAALMLVAGFLISRRGSRLIADYGGVQKVAPVLAGTFLIGGLATLSLPGLAPFVSEFLVLVGTFSRYPAIGIIATFGIVLAALYTLVLYQRTMTGPVKPEVSAMPDLRARELVVVTPLIVLLIFLGVYPKPVTDIVNPSVKQTLSDVHKKDPKPEVEAAK